One segment of Pseudobacteriovorax antillogorgiicola DNA contains the following:
- a CDS encoding sensor histidine kinase translates to MELKTQGSNENRRIVIVDDEPKNLKILRIRLAKDYELAEASSGEEAQDIIRSFQPALVLLDIMMPGMSGYELTKLIKQDPSLGNPKVILLSGKGLIEEKLEGYESGADDYLTKPFNKQELEAKIRVFLRLFNLEQQLIQINQDLEEEVKLRSEQLLKAERLTFVGLHSAQIVHNLKNPLQVLRFYVDNLKKDHPESKAVTKIDEVQKKLLEIVKNILGSVDRDLKDDIVPLEIDRVLRDELDFLRLGASEQDIRLKVDLDADVMVMASASHIRQVVGNLVKNAMDALWDQDQKSIKVRSEVSGSDIIVSVQDSGPGIPSNLQEKIFEPLFTTKDGNTGQAPGHGLGLSYCRRIIENYGGSLAIKNHEEGGAIATVHLPIKHAGKSIKKAS, encoded by the coding sequence ATGGAATTAAAAACACAGGGCTCTAATGAAAATAGACGAATTGTAATTGTCGATGATGAGCCGAAGAACCTTAAGATACTGAGAATTCGCCTAGCAAAGGACTACGAACTAGCAGAGGCTAGCTCAGGGGAAGAAGCTCAAGACATTATTCGCAGCTTTCAACCAGCCCTTGTCTTGCTGGATATTATGATGCCCGGAATGAGTGGTTACGAACTGACAAAACTGATTAAACAAGATCCAAGCCTTGGTAACCCCAAAGTGATCTTACTTTCTGGAAAAGGTTTGATCGAAGAAAAACTGGAGGGCTATGAATCCGGAGCTGACGACTACCTGACAAAGCCTTTTAACAAGCAAGAGCTAGAAGCTAAGATTAGGGTATTTCTCCGCCTTTTCAATCTTGAGCAACAGCTTATTCAAATCAATCAAGATTTGGAAGAAGAAGTAAAGCTACGCTCGGAACAACTCTTAAAAGCAGAACGTTTGACCTTTGTAGGGCTACATTCTGCACAGATCGTTCATAATCTAAAAAACCCGCTACAGGTATTGCGGTTTTATGTGGATAACCTTAAAAAAGATCATCCCGAATCGAAAGCTGTGACAAAAATTGACGAAGTTCAGAAAAAACTTCTCGAAATTGTGAAAAACATCCTCGGCTCCGTTGATCGTGACCTCAAAGACGACATCGTTCCACTGGAGATCGATCGCGTCCTCCGCGATGAGTTGGATTTTTTACGCCTTGGAGCCTCAGAGCAAGATATTAGACTAAAGGTGGACTTGGATGCGGACGTAATGGTTATGGCATCGGCGAGCCATATCAGGCAAGTAGTAGGTAATTTGGTTAAAAATGCGATGGATGCCCTTTGGGATCAAGACCAAAAATCCATCAAGGTTCGCAGTGAGGTGTCAGGGTCAGACATTATTGTCAGCGTTCAGGATAGCGGTCCAGGAATACCAAGTAATCTCCAGGAAAAGATCTTTGAGCCTTTGTTCACGACCAAAGATGGAAACACGGGCCAGGCACCTGGTCATGGTCTAGGGCTTTCATATTGCCGAAGAATCATTGAGAACTATGGCGGTAGCCTTGCGATTAAAAACCATGAAGAGGGAGGAGCAATCGCCACCGTCCACCTTCCGATAAAACATGCTGGAAAATCTATTAAAAAGGCTAGCTAG